In Vicingus serpentipes, the following are encoded in one genomic region:
- a CDS encoding GyrI-like domain-containing protein, whose translation MNYIKRLTFVVAILFLLVFLVSLFLPSSVKVEQSILIKTKPELLLKQLINLENIVKWSVWIDKNYTLGNNETKQAVEYNTDIGDNETKEILSLNELESEVELKWKIESSFGFNPFAKFRGLFVEELLMKNLEEELISLKNYTENLPQINSGKVSKQFLAEKQWYFSIRDTVNQMEMSNIHGKLYAEINEFMDQYNVVSDLAPLVIYHYWSDTIVDIEAGIQLKDSVGVFTDRVNLNYIPVGNYVTATHYGVYERIPETYFSINEWMRKNEVQVIGPPWEVYVTDPAVEANPEKWETQINFPIQ comes from the coding sequence ATGAATTATATAAAACGATTAACATTTGTAGTTGCTATTCTCTTTTTATTAGTCTTTTTAGTATCTCTTTTTTTGCCTTCGTCAGTTAAAGTAGAACAATCAATTTTAATAAAGACTAAGCCCGAATTATTACTTAAGCAACTTATTAATTTAGAAAACATAGTTAAATGGTCTGTTTGGATTGATAAAAACTATACTTTAGGAAATAATGAGACTAAACAAGCTGTTGAGTATAACACTGATATTGGTGATAATGAGACTAAAGAGATTCTTTCATTAAACGAATTAGAGAGTGAAGTTGAATTGAAATGGAAGATTGAATCCTCATTTGGATTTAATCCATTTGCAAAATTTAGAGGTTTGTTTGTTGAGGAATTGTTAATGAAAAATTTAGAGGAAGAATTAATTAGCTTAAAAAATTATACGGAAAATCTTCCTCAAATTAATAGCGGAAAAGTTTCAAAACAATTTTTAGCAGAAAAACAATGGTATTTTTCTATTCGCGATACAGTGAATCAAATGGAAATGAGTAATATTCATGGAAAACTTTATGCTGAAATTAATGAATTTATGGATCAGTATAATGTTGTGTCTGATTTAGCACCATTAGTTATTTATCATTATTGGTCAGATACTATAGTGGATATTGAAGCTGGAATTCAGTTAAAAGATTCAGTTGGTGTTTTTACAGATAGGGTTAATTTAAACTATATTCCTGTTGGTAATTATGTAACAGCTACTCACTATGGTGTTTATGAAAGGATACCTGAAACATATTTTAGTATTAATGAATGGATGAGGAAAAATGAAGTTCAGGTAATTGGTCCTCCTTGGGAAGTTTATGTTACAGATCCAGCAGTAGAAGCAAATCCAGAAAAATGGGAAACACAAATCAATTTTCCAATTCAATAA
- a CDS encoding M23 family metallopeptidase: MKLLFKISLFFLLSFFSFQTSLCHNNSDETKHKKDTVSALVINPKNPLYANLSNLSGNEIINLIDSLLDEKNLPQNLIKEINDYAESRLLEHDFYVSLTNYYEDSPIPSNSMYGKWDTKNILPYDESITKNDSSLTLTLVDTSNFCNFVAPIQDPVVTSNFGWRDGRNHNGIDLDLQVWDPVAASFDGMVRIALHHPNYGRVVVIRHYNGLETLYAHLHRLKVKTGDIVEAGQIIGLGGSSGRSTGSHLHFEVRFKGKPLNPKHLISFKKNTLISDSLELTKRKYSYTALPLGIEYHTIARGDFMYKIASRYGISVDELCSLNGINRNKVLIVGRKLRIK, translated from the coding sequence ATGAAACTTTTATTTAAAATATCATTGTTTTTTTTATTGAGCTTTTTTAGCTTTCAGACAAGTTTATGTCATAATAATTCTGATGAAACTAAACACAAAAAAGACACTGTTTCGGCATTAGTTATAAACCCAAAAAACCCTTTATACGCCAACCTATCTAACCTTTCAGGAAATGAAATCATAAATTTAATAGACTCATTACTTGATGAAAAGAACTTACCACAAAATCTTATTAAAGAAATAAACGATTACGCTGAAAGCAGATTACTTGAGCACGATTTTTACGTTTCACTAACTAATTATTATGAAGATTCTCCTATCCCATCAAATTCAATGTATGGAAAGTGGGACACAAAAAACATTTTACCTTACGATGAATCGATTACGAAAAATGACTCTTCATTAACTTTAACTTTAGTTGACACTTCTAATTTCTGCAATTTTGTTGCTCCAATTCAAGATCCTGTAGTGACATCAAATTTTGGATGGAGAGATGGTAGAAATCACAATGGAATAGACTTAGACTTGCAAGTTTGGGATCCTGTTGCTGCTTCTTTTGATGGTATGGTTAGAATAGCTTTACATCACCCAAATTATGGTAGAGTTGTGGTAATAAGACATTATAATGGGCTAGAGACTCTATATGCTCATTTACACCGACTAAAAGTTAAAACGGGCGACATTGTTGAGGCAGGTCAAATCATTGGTCTCGGAGGTAGTTCTGGACGCTCAACAGGAAGTCACTTACATTTTGAGGTCAGATTTAAAGGAAAACCATTAAATCCAAAACATTTAATTTCATTTAAAAAGAACACGTTAATTAGCGACTCTCTTGAATTAACAAAGCGTAAATACAGTTACACAGCTCTTCCTTTAGGTATAGAATATCATACTATTGCTCGTGGAGATTTTATGTATAAAATAGCCAGTAGATATGGAATTAGTGTTGATGAACTATGCTCTTTAAATGGAATTAACAGAAATAAAGTTTTAATCGTTGGCAGAAAATTACGTATCAAGTAA
- a CDS encoding OmpP1/FadL family transporter, whose protein sequence is MKKLAIGVFLMLGGLNLAQAQNEFDVLRYSNVEYHGDARFNAMGGSFGALGANMSSISVNPGAIGVYKSSDISFTPAFHYNFSESKLDGNIIDDGKLNFHFSNIGLVVNFDGVGNWQSASFGMGYNRTNNFNTSISAKGETNQSLLTQFTDELNANGGTFDGDIEYSYPFTANLPYQTYLVNPIAGDSLQYDNVFVNSTDIEQFTTYETRGGTGEMFFAFGGNYADKLFLGASFGIPTIRYVYDKNYTETVSESDTLSEFKSFTMRDYVKTSGAGFNFKLGMIYKATDWVRLGLAFHTPTVYALSDDYNSTIQSEMKDGTIYEYSTPYGTYNYIMTTPYRFISSAAFIVGSYGVINVDYELVDYTTGRLKADNSYETDGYNFSDENESVRNNFQLTQNVRVGSEWRLDPFRLRAGYRYQGDPLKNSFNVDNSSSTYSIGAGIKEDDYYFDIAYALKMQKNQTTIVESQSDFASTDLRNHYITFTLGFRF, encoded by the coding sequence ATGAAAAAATTAGCAATAGGAGTTTTTTTGATGCTTGGTGGATTAAATCTTGCTCAAGCTCAAAATGAATTTGATGTATTAAGATATTCTAATGTTGAATACCATGGAGATGCTAGGTTTAATGCAATGGGGGGTTCTTTTGGAGCTTTAGGAGCAAATATGTCTTCAATAAGTGTTAATCCAGGAGCTATAGGAGTTTATAAAAGCTCGGATATTTCTTTTACTCCTGCTTTTCATTATAATTTTTCTGAAAGCAAATTGGATGGTAATATAATAGATGATGGAAAATTGAATTTTCATTTTTCGAATATTGGTTTGGTTGTAAATTTTGATGGTGTTGGTAATTGGCAAAGTGCTAGTTTTGGAATGGGATATAATCGAACAAATAATTTTAATACAAGTATTTCTGCTAAAGGAGAAACCAATCAAAGTTTATTAACTCAATTTACTGATGAGTTAAATGCTAATGGAGGAACTTTTGATGGAGATATAGAATATAGCTATCCATTTACAGCAAACTTGCCTTATCAAACCTATTTAGTAAATCCAATTGCAGGAGATTCTTTACAGTATGACAATGTATTTGTTAATTCTACTGATATCGAACAATTTACAACGTATGAGACAAGAGGAGGAACTGGTGAGATGTTTTTTGCTTTTGGAGGGAATTATGCTGATAAATTGTTTTTAGGTGCCTCATTTGGTATACCAACAATTCGATATGTTTATGATAAAAATTATACAGAGACGGTAAGCGAAAGTGATACGCTGAGCGAATTTAAATCATTTACTATGCGTGATTATGTGAAAACATCTGGAGCAGGTTTTAACTTTAAGTTGGGAATGATTTATAAAGCAACAGATTGGGTAAGGTTAGGTTTGGCATTTCATACACCAACTGTATATGCTTTATCGGATGATTATAATTCTACAATTCAATCAGAAATGAAAGATGGAACTATTTATGAGTATTCAACACCTTATGGAACTTATAATTATATAATGACTACTCCATATCGATTTATTAGTAGCGCCGCTTTTATTGTAGGCTCTTATGGAGTAATTAATGTTGATTATGAATTAGTAGATTATACAACTGGTCGTTTAAAGGCAGATAATAGTTATGAAACAGATGGGTATAATTTTTCTGATGAAAATGAAAGTGTTAGAAATAATTTTCAATTAACACAAAATGTTAGAGTTGGTTCAGAGTGGAGGTTAGACCCCTTTAGGTTGAGAGCTGGATATCGTTATCAAGGAGATCCATTAAAAAATTCGTTTAATGTTGATAATAGCTCAAGTACGTATTCAATTGGAGCAGGAATAAAGGAAGATGATTATTATTTTGATATTGCTTATGCTTTAAAAATGCAAAAAAACCAAACAACAATTGTAGAGAGTCAATCTGATTTTGCGTCTACAGATTTAAGAAATCACTATATTACTTTTACTTTAGGGTTTAGGTTTTAG
- the proS gene encoding proline--tRNA ligase: MAKDFTSRSEDYSQWYNELVNKADLAEHSAVRGCMVIKPYGYAIWEKMQAELDRKFKATGHQNAYFPLFIPKSYLSKEADHVEGFAKECAVVTHYRLKNAEDGSGVIVDPDAKLEEELIIRPTSETIIWNTYKGWIQSYRDLPLLINQWANVVRWEMRTRLFLRTAEFLWQEGHTAHSTKEEAIAETEQMLDVYAEFAEKFMAMPVIKGVKTANERFAGALETYCIEALMQDGKALQAGTSHFLGQNFAKAFDVKFANKEGKQEYVWATSWGVSTRLMGALIMTHSDDEGLVLPPKLAPIQVVIVPIYKGEEQLALISEHANKIKSELETKGISVKYDDRDTHKPGFKFAEYEFKGVPVRIAMGPRDIENGTVEVARRDTKEKETLQQKDIANKIDHLLTNIQENLYQKAIDFREENTFKADSWVEFEEHLSKGGFISAHWDGTPETEDKIKELTKATIRCIPLNNKLEEGKCVLTGSPSKQRVIFAKAY, encoded by the coding sequence ATGGCAAAAGATTTCACATCAAGAAGCGAAGATTATTCGCAGTGGTACAACGAATTAGTAAACAAAGCTGACTTAGCTGAACATTCAGCAGTTAGAGGATGTATGGTAATTAAACCCTATGGCTACGCTATATGGGAAAAAATGCAAGCTGAATTAGACCGAAAGTTTAAAGCAACTGGGCATCAAAACGCTTACTTTCCTTTATTCATTCCTAAATCATACTTAAGTAAAGAGGCTGACCATGTTGAAGGATTTGCTAAAGAATGTGCTGTAGTAACTCATTATAGATTAAAAAATGCTGAAGATGGTAGCGGTGTTATTGTTGATCCAGATGCTAAATTGGAGGAAGAGTTAATTATTAGACCTACTTCTGAAACCATTATCTGGAACACATACAAAGGGTGGATTCAGTCTTATAGAGATTTACCTTTATTAATTAATCAATGGGCAAATGTTGTAAGATGGGAAATGAGAACTCGCTTATTTTTAAGAACTGCTGAGTTTTTATGGCAAGAAGGGCACACAGCTCATTCTACTAAAGAAGAAGCTATTGCTGAAACAGAACAAATGTTAGATGTTTATGCTGAATTTGCCGAAAAGTTTATGGCTATGCCTGTAATTAAAGGTGTAAAAACAGCGAATGAACGATTTGCTGGAGCATTAGAAACATATTGTATTGAAGCTTTAATGCAAGATGGAAAAGCTTTACAAGCTGGAACTTCTCACTTTTTAGGTCAAAATTTCGCAAAAGCATTTGATGTGAAATTTGCTAACAAGGAAGGTAAACAAGAATATGTATGGGCTACTTCTTGGGGTGTTTCCACTCGATTAATGGGTGCCTTAATTATGACTCATTCAGATGATGAAGGTTTAGTACTACCTCCAAAACTAGCTCCTATCCAAGTCGTTATTGTTCCAATATATAAAGGAGAAGAGCAACTAGCTTTAATTTCTGAGCACGCTAACAAAATTAAAAGTGAACTTGAAACCAAAGGAATTTCTGTTAAATATGATGATAGGGATACGCACAAACCAGGTTTTAAATTTGCTGAATACGAATTTAAAGGTGTTCCTGTAAGAATTGCAATGGGACCTAGAGATATTGAAAACGGAACAGTAGAAGTTGCTCGTAGAGACACTAAAGAAAAAGAGACTTTACAACAAAAAGACATAGCTAATAAAATAGATCATTTACTTACAAATATTCAAGAAAACCTTTACCAAAAAGCAATTGATTTTAGAGAAGAAAATACCTTTAAAGCTGATTCATGGGTAGAATTTGAAGAACACCTTAGCAAAGGTGGCTTTATAAGCGCGCATTGGGATGGAACGCCAGAAACAGAAGATAAAATAAAGGAATTAACAAAAGCTACCATTCGTTGCATTCCCTTAAACAATAAGCTAGAAGAAGGTAAATGCGTTTTAACTGGGTCTCCATCTAAACAACGTGTAATTTTTGCTAAGGCATATTAA
- the rpsT gene encoding 30S ribosomal protein S20, protein MANHKSALKRIRQTATRTLRNKYQHKTTRNAIRDLRNSTDKKEAEAMLPKISSMLDKLAKRNIIHKNKAANVKSKLTKHVAGL, encoded by the coding sequence ATGGCTAATCATAAGTCGGCATTAAAAAGAATAAGACAAACAGCTACGAGAACGTTACGTAACAAGTATCAACACAAAACAACTCGTAATGCAATTAGAGATTTAAGAAACTCTACTGACAAGAAAGAAGCTGAAGCTATGCTTCCTAAAATTTCTTCTATGTTAGATAAGTTAGCTAAAAGAAACATTATCCACAAAAACAAAGCGGCTAATGTGAAATCAAAATTAACTAAGCACGTAGCTGGATTATAA
- the gap gene encoding type I glyceraldehyde-3-phosphate dehydrogenase has translation MIRVAINGFGRIGRTVTRVIQSHSNIELVAINDLTDAKTLAHLLKYDSVHGRFNGTIDSKANEIIINGKSVKIINEKDPVNLPWKDLNIDIVIESTGRFLTKDLAQAHISAGAKKVILSAPPKSDDVSTVVLGINDDIITGKEEIISNASCTTNAAAPLIKVLHDFYHIESAYITTVHSYTGDQSLHDSPHKDLRRARAGALSIIPTTTGAAKAITKIFPDLDNKIGGCGVRVPVPNGSLIDISLNLKEDTTVEAINQKFKEASETYLKSVLEYTDDPIVSVDIIGNTHSCIFDSQLTSITGHMVKIMGWYDNEAGYSNRLVDLIMKIA, from the coding sequence ATGATTAGAGTTGCAATAAATGGTTTTGGTAGAATTGGGAGAACAGTAACTAGAGTTATTCAAAGTCATTCAAATATAGAATTAGTTGCCATTAATGATTTAACTGATGCTAAAACTTTAGCACATCTTTTAAAATATGATTCTGTTCATGGTCGCTTTAACGGAACTATTGATTCAAAAGCTAACGAAATCATCATTAATGGAAAATCTGTAAAAATTATAAACGAAAAAGATCCTGTTAATTTACCTTGGAAAGATTTAAATATCGACATCGTAATTGAATCAACCGGAAGATTTTTAACTAAAGATTTAGCTCAGGCACACATTTCTGCTGGAGCAAAAAAAGTTATTCTATCTGCTCCTCCAAAAAGCGATGATGTTTCTACAGTTGTTTTAGGCATTAATGACGATATAATTACAGGAAAAGAAGAAATCATTTCTAATGCTTCATGCACAACAAATGCAGCAGCTCCTCTAATAAAAGTATTACACGACTTTTACCATATCGAAAGTGCCTACATTACAACTGTTCACTCATATACTGGCGACCAATCATTACACGATTCTCCACATAAAGATTTAAGAAGAGCAAGAGCTGGAGCTTTATCAATTATACCAACAACAACTGGTGCAGCTAAAGCAATCACTAAAATATTTCCTGATTTAGATAATAAAATTGGCGGATGTGGTGTGCGAGTTCCAGTTCCAAATGGCTCCTTAATTGATATTAGTTTAAATTTAAAAGAAGACACCACAGTTGAAGCTATTAATCAGAAATTTAAAGAAGCTTCTGAAACTTACTTAAAAAGTGTTCTAGAGTATACTGATGACCCTATTGTTTCGGTTGACATAATTGGCAATACTCATTCATGTATATTTGATTCTCAATTAACATCTATTACTGGACATATGGTTAAAATTATGGGGTGGTACGATAACGAAGCGGGTTATTCTAATCGATTGGTAGATTTGATTATGAAAATAGCTTAA
- the aroA gene encoding 3-phosphoshikimate 1-carboxyvinyltransferase, with protein MAITLSHSTKSIKGTIDLTASKSVSNRVLIIKALCADDFKIENLASAKDTVTLNNLLFNNEEQFFDVGHAGTVMRFLTAYLALKKGEFIITGSERMQQRPIKVLVDALRDLGAKISYLKNEGYPPLKITGGFITGNEIEIDGGVSSQYISALMLIAPKIKDGLKIQFKNELISKPYINMTLEIMKDFGVDISWEEESIEIKEGEYRAKDFVVEADWSSASYWYGIAALANEAEVNLYGLSKNSLQGDAVAQDIYEKFGVETSFVENGIRLSKSLCHPIASSFDFDFENCPDIAQTVAVTCAALNLEAKFRGLKTLRIKETDRIFALQQELTKLGYNLDVDGDDLIINRYSEKTKNLNKWSNVSVDTYDDHRMAMAFAPLALLAPITINDENVVVKSYPDFWKDLEKVSFSN; from the coding sequence ATGGCTATTACTTTATCACATTCTACTAAAAGTATAAAAGGCACAATTGATTTAACCGCTTCAAAGAGTGTTAGTAATAGGGTGTTGATTATAAAAGCGTTGTGTGCTGATGATTTTAAAATTGAAAATTTAGCATCAGCTAAAGATACGGTTACATTAAATAATTTGCTGTTTAATAATGAAGAGCAATTTTTTGATGTAGGTCATGCTGGAACGGTTATGCGTTTTTTAACGGCTTATTTAGCATTAAAAAAAGGAGAGTTTATAATTACAGGTTCTGAACGCATGCAGCAGCGTCCTATAAAAGTGTTGGTTGATGCACTGAGAGATTTGGGGGCTAAAATATCTTACTTAAAAAATGAAGGTTATCCACCACTTAAAATTACCGGTGGATTTATTACTGGAAATGAAATTGAAATAGATGGCGGAGTTAGTAGTCAATATATTTCTGCATTAATGTTAATTGCTCCAAAAATAAAAGACGGGTTAAAAATTCAATTTAAAAACGAGCTAATTTCAAAGCCTTATATTAATATGACGCTTGAAATTATGAAAGATTTTGGTGTAGATATTAGTTGGGAGGAAGAGTCTATTGAAATAAAAGAAGGGGAATATAGAGCTAAAGATTTTGTTGTAGAAGCTGATTGGAGTTCTGCTTCTTATTGGTACGGAATAGCTGCTTTAGCAAATGAAGCTGAGGTTAATTTATATGGACTTTCAAAAAATAGCTTACAAGGAGACGCAGTTGCGCAAGATATTTATGAAAAATTTGGTGTAGAAACTTCATTTGTTGAAAATGGAATTCGTTTGTCAAAATCACTTTGTCACCCAATTGCTTCGTCTTTTGATTTTGATTTTGAAAACTGTCCTGATATTGCTCAAACAGTTGCAGTAACTTGTGCTGCTTTAAATCTAGAAGCAAAGTTTAGAGGTTTAAAAACTTTACGTATAAAAGAAACAGATCGGATTTTTGCATTACAACAAGAGTTAACTAAATTAGGTTATAATTTAGATGTAGATGGAGATGATTTAATTATTAATCGTTATTCTGAGAAAACCAAAAATTTAAACAAATGGAGTAATGTTTCAGTTGACACCTATGACGACCACCGAATGGCAATGGCTTTTGCACCATTAGCTTTATTAGCACCAATTACTATTAATGATGAAAATGTGGTTGTAAAATCCTATCCTGATTTTTGGAAAGATTTAGAGAAAGTTAGCTTTTCAAATTAA
- the aroB gene encoding 3-dehydroquinate synthase — protein MIENLQKFTTTNTEVYVGSAVFDVLSISLQPYANHKIFLLVDENTLQNCASLLISNVELLQGAEIIEIESGEDNKTIDICFQIWKTLAEYEADRNSLLINLGGGVITDMGGFIASTYKRGIDFINIPTTLLSQIDASVGGKTGVDLDGMKNMIGVFNEPQGVFVYPDFLKTLEKRQMLSGYAEALKHALISDAAYWEDLQFGMLSDGEEWSEMICKSIQIKNEIVLKDPKEKNERKLLNFGHTIGHAIETYSFTTDNPLLHGEAIAIGMIAEAYLSNQIIGLKEEELKDISATILSFYKLNKIDTTKVHNLLELMKNDKKNSNNEINFTLLNKIGEGSINHSADFTQIIDAINYYNSVL, from the coding sequence ATGATTGAAAACCTACAAAAATTTACAACAACAAATACAGAGGTTTATGTTGGTAGTGCAGTCTTTGATGTATTATCAATTTCGCTTCAGCCTTATGCTAATCATAAAATATTTTTGTTAGTTGATGAAAATACACTTCAAAATTGTGCTTCTTTGTTGATTTCAAATGTTGAGTTGCTTCAAGGTGCCGAAATAATAGAAATTGAAAGTGGAGAAGATAATAAAACAATCGACATCTGTTTTCAAATATGGAAAACATTAGCAGAATATGAAGCTGATCGAAATTCATTATTGATAAATTTAGGGGGAGGGGTAATTACAGATATGGGTGGTTTTATTGCTTCAACTTATAAAAGAGGTATAGATTTCATTAATATTCCTACAACATTATTATCGCAAATAGATGCTTCGGTTGGAGGTAAAACAGGAGTGGATTTAGATGGGATGAAAAATATGATTGGCGTTTTTAATGAACCACAAGGAGTGTTTGTGTATCCAGATTTTTTAAAAACCTTAGAGAAAAGACAAATGCTTTCTGGTTATGCAGAGGCTTTAAAACATGCTTTAATAAGTGATGCAGCATATTGGGAAGATTTGCAATTTGGAATGTTATCTGATGGAGAGGAGTGGAGTGAAATGATTTGTAAATCAATTCAAATTAAAAACGAAATTGTTTTAAAAGACCCTAAAGAAAAGAATGAAAGAAAGCTTTTGAACTTTGGACATACTATTGGTCATGCAATAGAAACATATTCTTTTACTACAGATAATCCATTATTGCATGGCGAAGCTATTGCAATAGGAATGATTGCAGAAGCCTATTTGTCTAACCAAATAATTGGATTGAAAGAAGAAGAGTTAAAAGATATATCAGCTACAATTTTGAGTTTTTACAAACTAAATAAAATTGATACCACAAAGGTTCATAACCTATTAGAGTTGATGAAAAACGACAAAAAAAATAGCAACAATGAGATTAATTTTACTTTGCTAAATAAGATTGGTGAAGGTAGTATCAACCATTCGGCTGATTTTACTCAAATAATTGATGCTATTAATTATTACAACTCAGTTTTATAA
- a CDS encoding proline dehydrogenase family protein codes for MVNFNNTEIAFKQKSNADLNNSYWLFKIIGWNWLINIGPVLLDVFLPLWFPIPIIKATIFKQFCGGESIEDCDKTITSLGAQNVKTILDYSVEGKEDEPVFDANVEEALKALQVAKSNQLIPFSVFKVTGFGRFALLEKINAKKELSAIEKEEFDRVKNRTHKICETAFTFQVPIFIDAEETWIQDVVDNLALEMMRKFNKEKAIIYNTAQMYRWDRLSYLKELKSIADEEDFFIGMKLVRGAYIEKERDRAEKMGYKDPMQKDKKSTDTDFNLALKFAIENITKIAICCGSHNEESSTYLTELMNQNNISANDERIYFAQLLGMSDHISMNLSSANFNVAKYVPYGPVKDVTPYLIRRAQENTSVAGQTSRELSLILKEKARRKG; via the coding sequence ATGGTAAATTTTAATAATACAGAAATTGCTTTTAAACAAAAAAGCAATGCCGATTTAAATAACAGCTATTGGTTGTTTAAGATTATTGGTTGGAATTGGTTAATAAATATTGGCCCCGTTTTGCTAGATGTTTTTTTACCATTATGGTTTCCAATACCAATTATAAAAGCTACTATTTTTAAACAATTTTGTGGAGGAGAGAGCATTGAAGATTGTGATAAAACAATTACTAGCTTGGGTGCTCAAAACGTTAAAACAATTTTAGATTATTCGGTAGAAGGCAAAGAAGATGAGCCTGTTTTTGATGCAAATGTAGAAGAAGCATTAAAAGCTTTACAAGTTGCAAAATCTAACCAACTTATCCCTTTTTCTGTATTTAAAGTAACAGGGTTTGGTCGTTTTGCTTTACTTGAAAAAATAAACGCAAAAAAAGAACTTTCAGCAATAGAAAAAGAAGAATTTGACCGAGTTAAAAATAGAACTCATAAAATTTGTGAAACAGCTTTTACTTTTCAAGTACCTATTTTTATTGATGCCGAAGAAACTTGGATTCAAGATGTGGTAGATAATTTAGCATTAGAAATGATGCGTAAATTCAATAAAGAAAAAGCTATTATTTATAATACAGCCCAGATGTATCGCTGGGATAGACTTTCTTATCTTAAAGAATTAAAAAGTATTGCTGATGAAGAAGATTTCTTTATTGGCATGAAGCTAGTTAGAGGTGCGTACATTGAAAAAGAAAGAGATAGAGCAGAAAAAATGGGATATAAAGACCCTATGCAAAAAGATAAAAAAAGCACAGACACCGATTTTAATTTAGCTTTAAAATTTGCTATTGAAAATATCACTAAAATTGCTATTTGTTGTGGCTCACATAATGAAGAAAGTTCAACTTACTTAACCGAATTAATGAATCAAAACAATATATCTGCAAATGATGAGAGAATATATTTTGCGCAATTATTAGGAATGAGTGATCATATTAGCATGAATTTATCTTCTGCAAACTTTAATGTGGCAAAATATGTTCCTTACGGCCCAGTAAAAGATGTAACTCCTTACCTAATTAGAAGAGCTCAAGAAAACACTTCAGTCGCTGGGCAAACAAGTAGAGAGTTATCTTTAATTCTTAAAGAAAAAGCCAGAAGAAAGGGCTAA